The following are encoded in a window of Thiohalobacter sp. IOR34 genomic DNA:
- a CDS encoding cytochrome c3 family protein — translation MRVRWLFSLLFQMLAVMPAVAGIASTKHNLSVSGPGTIKSDQESRICIFCHTPHNASSAAPLWNREQSAALYIPYSSSTAVAQPGQPTGASILCLSCHDGTIALGKIISQSNEISMSGGVTTMPPGATRLGTDLSDDHPVSFVYSASLAAQQGELVDPGQLTGTVRLDKSGQLQCTSCHDPHNDSFGKFLVMPNRASRLCTTCHIKHGWLQASHSLSNADWNGIPPDPWSDTDWQTVSDNACLNCHRPHSAGSSTLLLKHQAEEDNCSACHNGNVASKDIMSQFSKYSAHPIYSYTGVHDAGEGTIVSNRHAECQDCHNPHAARSDSIATLGPLALVRGIDINGSGLETISSTHQLCFRCHSDSPGQPAPATPRQISQINTRLEFATTNPSFHPVAGPGRNPDVPSLISPLNSTSQIECTDCHNSDSSTLAGGSGANGPHGSNYEPILIRQYVTLDYTRESPANYALCYGCHDRNSILGNESFSEHRRHIVGQKAPCNICHDPHGISDTQGNSTNNTHLINFDTSVVSPNRWGELAFTDNGRFAGSCSLRCHNRQHRNFSYPRGMGGGGGM, via the coding sequence ATGAGGGTGCGCTGGCTGTTCTCCCTGCTCTTTCAGATGCTTGCGGTCATGCCGGCAGTTGCAGGCATCGCCAGTACCAAACATAACCTTTCAGTTTCTGGACCCGGGACCATCAAATCGGACCAGGAATCCAGAATCTGCATCTTCTGTCATACCCCGCACAATGCCTCCTCTGCAGCTCCACTCTGGAACCGTGAACAATCGGCGGCATTGTACATACCCTACTCCAGTTCGACTGCTGTCGCCCAACCGGGCCAGCCGACTGGCGCCTCGATTCTTTGCCTGAGTTGCCATGACGGAACCATTGCCCTCGGCAAGATAATCAGCCAGAGCAATGAGATCAGCATGTCGGGAGGGGTGACCACCATGCCGCCTGGCGCAACCAGACTTGGCACGGATCTCTCTGACGACCACCCTGTTTCATTCGTCTACTCCGCGTCACTCGCAGCACAGCAAGGCGAGCTCGTCGACCCCGGCCAACTGACAGGTACGGTGCGCCTCGACAAAAGCGGACAATTGCAGTGCACGAGCTGTCATGATCCGCACAATGACAGCTTTGGCAAGTTCCTGGTCATGCCCAACCGCGCATCCAGACTTTGTACCACCTGTCATATCAAGCACGGCTGGCTGCAGGCGTCACACAGCCTTTCGAATGCGGACTGGAATGGCATCCCCCCGGACCCCTGGTCCGACACCGATTGGCAAACAGTCAGTGACAATGCCTGCCTGAACTGCCATCGACCACACTCGGCAGGTAGCAGCACCTTGCTACTCAAGCACCAGGCCGAAGAGGACAACTGCTCTGCCTGCCATAACGGCAATGTCGCCAGTAAAGATATCATGTCGCAGTTCAGCAAGTATTCTGCACACCCAATTTACTCCTATACCGGCGTTCATGATGCAGGAGAAGGCACCATCGTCAGCAATCGACACGCGGAATGCCAGGACTGTCACAATCCACATGCTGCACGTAGCGATAGCATTGCGACGCTTGGACCGCTTGCATTGGTCCGAGGTATCGATATCAACGGATCAGGACTTGAAACCATCAGCAGTACACACCAGCTCTGCTTTCGTTGTCATTCAGACAGCCCGGGACAGCCTGCACCGGCGACGCCGAGGCAGATATCGCAGATCAACACACGGCTCGAATTCGCCACCACCAACCCCTCATTTCACCCTGTTGCCGGGCCTGGACGCAACCCTGACGTGCCGAGCCTGATCTCGCCATTGAACAGCACGAGCCAGATCGAATGTACAGACTGTCACAATAGTGACAGCTCGACCCTGGCTGGAGGATCCGGCGCCAATGGTCCGCACGGCTCGAACTATGAACCAATACTCATCAGACAATACGTCACTCTTGACTATACCCGTGAAAGCCCGGCCAACTATGCGCTTTGTTACGGCTGCCACGACAGGAACAGCATCCTTGGCAATGAAAGCTTCAGCGAGCATCGCCGGCATATCGTCGGCCAGAAGGCGCCGTGCAACATATGTCATGATCCACACGGCATCAGCGACACCCAGGGCAACAGCACGAACAATACCCATCTGATCAATTTTGATACATCCGTGGTAAGCCCGAACCGCTGGGGAGAACTGGCATTCACGGACAATGGGCGTTTTGCTGGCAGCTGCAGTCTGCGGTGCCATAACCGGCAACATCGGAATTTCTCATATCCGCGTGGAATGGGCGGTGGCGGTGGCATGTAG
- a CDS encoding 6-bladed beta-propeller: MPVAIQKPFLLRLVAAAAALFIAACSIQTTTIGSEQEIAWPPAPAPAYISYLGSFRTPADLGIKKSFWQHLGDWLGGVSENRLIRPMAVASADHGNLLLVTDPGARGIHRFDLATGQYTFLQRKKRQPLPSPVGIAIAEDGTVYVTDSALGAVFSLAKGEKVLKRMQLESELEQPTGVAIDPLSDNLYIVDAASHCVRIFSTNGRYLGSFGRRGTGASEFNYPTHISIDAHGLVRVTDSLNYRIQTFDLQGSYLGSFGRAGDVAGAFSRPKGLATDSAGHIYVVDAMFHAFQIFDEQGALLLFIGDQGQAPGQFWLPTGIFISSDDTIYITDSHNQRVQMFRYSGGQS; encoded by the coding sequence ATGCCTGTCGCCATCCAGAAACCGTTTCTTCTCCGCCTGGTAGCTGCAGCAGCAGCGCTGTTTATTGCCGCCTGCAGCATCCAGACAACGACCATCGGCTCGGAGCAGGAAATCGCCTGGCCACCAGCTCCGGCACCGGCCTACATCAGTTATCTTGGCAGCTTCAGAACACCTGCAGATCTCGGTATCAAAAAGTCTTTCTGGCAACATCTTGGCGACTGGCTGGGAGGTGTGTCCGAGAACAGGCTGATTCGCCCCATGGCGGTTGCCAGCGCTGATCACGGCAATCTGCTTCTTGTTACCGATCCCGGTGCACGCGGCATACATCGTTTTGACCTTGCCACAGGTCAGTATACATTTCTCCAGCGTAAAAAGCGGCAGCCACTTCCATCACCCGTAGGCATCGCGATCGCAGAAGATGGCACCGTCTATGTGACGGACTCTGCCCTAGGTGCAGTGTTTTCTCTTGCCAAAGGGGAAAAGGTCCTGAAGAGGATGCAACTCGAGTCTGAGCTGGAACAACCAACCGGGGTTGCAATCGACCCTCTGTCAGACAACCTATATATCGTGGATGCAGCCTCGCATTGCGTGAGGATCTTTTCCACCAATGGCCGCTATCTTGGAAGCTTCGGCAGGCGCGGCACCGGTGCTTCGGAATTCAATTACCCGACACACATCTCGATCGATGCGCATGGCCTGGTCCGGGTGACGGATTCACTGAATTACCGGATCCAGACATTCGACCTGCAGGGAAGCTATCTCGGCAGTTTTGGCAGGGCAGGTGACGTGGCGGGCGCGTTTTCACGACCCAAGGGCCTGGCAACCGATAGCGCTGGCCATATCTATGTCGTCGATGCCATGTTTCATGCATTCCAGATCTTCGATGAGCAGGGTGCTCTTCTCCTGTTCATCGGCGATCAGGGACAAGCTCCTGGGCAATTCTGGCTGCCTACCGGGATATTTATCAGCTCGGACGACACCATCTACATCACTGACTCACATAATCAGCGCGTACAGATGTTCCGTTATTCGGGGGGGCAGTCATGA
- a CDS encoding M90 family metallopeptidase, whose protein sequence is MKFFRRYHTLKILRDHPIADGAWHETTKSLPLLHDLGAVERARLRKLVTLFLHKKAFTGVQGLEVNQAMRLTVAAQACLQILNLGLDAFDGWIEIVIYPGAFRVERQTADDAGLVHQEANILSGESWSRGPVILSWEDVERDSHCLQPGRNVVIHEFAHKLDMGNGRANGMPPLHPEMPVEAWSRALSEAYNTLLRQLQHHHPAWINPYAATDPAEFFAVLCEYFFTAPWVLHEHCPAVYLQLQSYFRQDTLNRRQADATPRQPGC, encoded by the coding sequence ATGAAATTCTTCCGCCGCTATCACACCCTGAAGATCCTCCGTGACCATCCGATTGCGGATGGCGCCTGGCATGAAACCACGAAAAGCCTGCCGCTGCTGCATGACCTCGGCGCCGTGGAGCGGGCGCGGCTGCGCAAACTGGTGACGCTGTTCCTGCACAAGAAGGCCTTCACCGGTGTCCAGGGCCTGGAGGTCAACCAGGCGATGCGCCTTACCGTCGCGGCCCAGGCCTGTCTGCAGATCCTCAATCTTGGACTGGACGCCTTCGACGGCTGGATCGAGATCGTGATCTATCCCGGCGCCTTCCGCGTCGAGCGACAGACCGCGGACGACGCAGGCCTGGTGCACCAGGAGGCGAACATCCTCAGCGGCGAATCCTGGTCGCGGGGGCCGGTGATCCTTTCCTGGGAAGATGTCGAGCGGGACAGCCACTGTCTGCAGCCGGGTCGCAACGTTGTCATCCACGAGTTCGCCCACAAGCTGGACATGGGCAATGGCCGCGCCAATGGCATGCCGCCACTGCACCCGGAGATGCCGGTCGAGGCCTGGAGTCGCGCCCTGAGCGAGGCCTATAACACCCTGCTCAGGCAACTGCAGCACCATCACCCGGCGTGGATCAACCCCTATGCGGCAACCGACCCGGCGGAATTCTTTGCCGTGCTCTGTGAGTACTTCTTCACCGCGCCATGGGTTCTGCATGAACACTGCCCTGCCGTCTACCTGCAGTTGCAAAGCTACTTCCGCCAGGACACCCTGAACCGCCGCCAGGCGGATGCAACCCCACGCCAGCCAGGCTGCTAG
- a CDS encoding EAL domain-containing protein, translated as MFRPLSRPLPLSAYTGIFVVLTLTLFCVLGWLTLQQLDEARREIEAVEKAAAQQEFRRLLRQSEQRLRHDARQLGAWDELRQQLREPLYYAYWRGHRLLKPGNLPPHIVAAEVYDSKRQALAQVADSQLPHRLQASPDAYLLRDGEGVYLYLFEPVSGDDGRHLLGHLGLKADLPKLLLDNSHFRYLDEDSLRFKLPAGQRIALSRLAEYTHIGVRNNPENGSLQQIMEMSVIRLSLIIGILVLAFYAMLATLLGLPLRRLSRIIDQMKANPVAATALSHNSLPIAELEKVRSSLDEYQQQLQEVHQNLDEKNRALWDMAHHDALTGTYNRRAFDHDWTEIRSTLNGQRLEIAFILFDCDHFKAINDSYGHQTGDQVIQRLARSILNGLRQGDRLYRIGGDEFATILLNCNRDCAQEVARRCIKHIGEEDFSGLGIMEPVRISVGIALADGDDGTSLSELQGRADIAMYRAKRPNADPVQVYCEAMREGTDTLFSNRLINAVYSAIRDGSGIEMHYQPIVRLEDLSVDYYEALVRIRQNGELFNPGSFLPLVEARRLALEFDIAVLAAIRTDLHNGRLPAGTGVSINLSGNSICHPSTLKALAPLALLANEYRLVLEITETTLITQLKAATQALDEARKLGFEIALDDFGSGYSSLRYLAHMPVDIVKFDISMIRQLSKGGRQQTMIGQLAEMIADAGYRLVAEGIEDATTLDIARRVRFSHGQGYLFGRPAPLVDSPVNAHSPLP; from the coding sequence ATGTTCCGGCCCCTCTCACGCCCCCTGCCCCTTTCCGCCTATACCGGCATCTTTGTGGTCCTCACCCTGACGCTGTTCTGCGTGCTTGGCTGGCTGACGCTACAGCAACTGGACGAGGCCCGGCGCGAGATCGAGGCGGTCGAGAAGGCGGCCGCGCAGCAGGAATTCCGCCGACTGCTGCGTCAGAGCGAACAACGGCTGCGGCACGATGCCCGGCAGCTGGGCGCCTGGGACGAGCTGAGGCAGCAGCTGCGGGAACCGCTCTACTATGCCTACTGGCGCGGTCACCGCCTGCTCAAGCCCGGCAACCTCCCGCCGCACATCGTCGCCGCCGAGGTCTACGACAGCAAGCGGCAGGCACTGGCCCAGGTCGCCGACAGCCAACTACCGCACCGGCTGCAGGCCTCGCCAGACGCCTATCTGCTGCGCGATGGCGAAGGCGTCTATCTCTACCTGTTCGAACCAGTGTCCGGGGACGACGGCCGACACCTCCTCGGCCACCTCGGGCTCAAGGCCGACTTGCCGAAGCTGCTGCTGGACAACAGCCATTTCCGTTACCTGGACGAAGACAGCCTGCGCTTCAAACTGCCGGCCGGACAGCGAATCGCACTCAGCAGACTGGCTGAATACACCCATATCGGCGTGCGCAACAACCCGGAGAACGGTTCCCTGCAACAGATCATGGAAATGTCCGTGATCCGCCTGTCGCTGATCATCGGCATTCTGGTGCTCGCCTTCTATGCCATGCTGGCCACCCTGCTCGGCCTCCCTCTGCGCCGCCTGTCACGCATCATCGACCAGATGAAGGCGAACCCGGTGGCAGCCACGGCCCTGTCCCACAACAGCCTGCCGATCGCTGAGCTGGAAAAAGTGCGCAGCTCGCTCGATGAATACCAGCAGCAGCTGCAGGAGGTTCACCAGAACCTGGACGAGAAAAACCGCGCCCTGTGGGACATGGCGCACCACGATGCCCTGACCGGCACCTACAACCGCCGCGCCTTCGACCATGACTGGACGGAGATCCGGTCGACACTCAACGGACAACGCCTGGAAATCGCCTTCATTCTCTTCGACTGCGACCACTTCAAGGCCATCAACGACAGCTACGGTCACCAGACCGGCGACCAGGTCATCCAGCGGCTGGCCAGGAGCATCCTCAATGGCCTGCGCCAAGGTGATCGCCTCTACCGCATCGGCGGCGACGAGTTTGCCACCATCCTACTCAACTGCAACCGCGACTGCGCCCAGGAGGTAGCCAGGCGCTGCATCAAACACATCGGGGAAGAGGACTTTTCCGGGCTCGGCATCATGGAGCCGGTGCGCATCAGCGTCGGTATCGCCCTGGCCGACGGTGATGACGGCACCAGCCTCTCCGAACTGCAGGGCCGGGCCGACATCGCCATGTACCGGGCCAAGCGCCCCAACGCCGACCCGGTGCAGGTCTATTGCGAGGCCATGCGCGAGGGCACCGACACCCTGTTCTCGAACCGCCTTATCAACGCTGTCTACTCCGCCATCCGCGATGGCAGCGGCATCGAAATGCACTACCAGCCGATCGTCCGCCTGGAAGACCTGAGCGTCGACTACTACGAGGCGCTGGTCCGCATCCGCCAGAACGGCGAGCTATTCAACCCCGGCAGCTTCCTGCCTCTGGTCGAGGCCCGCCGCTTGGCCCTCGAATTCGACATCGCGGTGCTGGCAGCGATCCGCACCGACCTGCACAACGGCCGCCTGCCGGCGGGCACCGGGGTATCCATCAATCTCTCCGGCAACAGCATCTGCCACCCCTCCACCCTCAAGGCCCTGGCACCCCTGGCCCTGCTGGCCAATGAGTACAGGCTGGTGCTGGAAATCACCGAAACGACCCTCATCACCCAGCTCAAGGCCGCCACCCAGGCACTCGACGAGGCACGCAAGCTCGGCTTCGAGATCGCGCTCGACGATTTCGGCAGCGGCTACTCGTCGCTTCGCTACCTGGCACATATGCCGGTCGATATCGTCAAATTCGACATCAGCATGATCCGCCAGCTGTCCAAGGGTGGACGCCAGCAAACCATGATCGGCCAACTCGCCGAGATGATCGCCGACGCCGGTTACCGGCTAGTTGCGGAAGGCATCGAGGATGCCACCACCCTGGACATCGCCCGCCGCGTCCGCTTCAGCCACGGCCAAGGCTACCTCTTCGGCCGCCCGGCACCGCTCGTCGACAGCCCGGTGAACGCGCACAGTCCCCTCCCTTGA
- a CDS encoding alpha/beta hydrolase codes for MMQERHLFFGLLSGCLALLLALNAGATPLLETLPNGLKVRADYQPGSAGRPAVLLLHGFLQTHEFPTVQRLSDSLQELGYPVFRPTLSLGIDGRRRSLPCEAIQNHSLDEAVAEIGFWVDWLVQHGHSQVVLIGHSSGSIMEIAYLRQPRPEVKKAILISLTYFGQDTSLFQGGGKSHDRLRAEQLQAAGDTALHPFRLAYCKEYVSTAAQALSYYAWDKARVLQTLAGLQVPVEVVIGSADSRMNEAWKKALAEQGVSLSIIDGADHFFDAEHEFDLLDRIEVLLQGRAR; via the coding sequence ATGATGCAGGAACGCCACCTATTCTTCGGGCTGCTGTCGGGCTGTCTTGCCCTGCTCCTGGCGCTGAATGCCGGCGCCACGCCTCTCCTGGAAACGCTGCCGAACGGCCTCAAGGTCCGGGCCGACTACCAGCCGGGCAGCGCGGGCAGGCCGGCCGTGCTGCTGCTGCATGGTTTCCTGCAGACCCACGAGTTTCCAACCGTTCAGCGCCTGTCAGACTCCCTGCAGGAACTCGGCTATCCGGTCTTCAGACCCACCCTCAGCCTGGGTATCGACGGGCGGCGCCGCAGCCTGCCCTGCGAGGCGATACAGAACCACAGCCTGGACGAGGCCGTGGCCGAGATCGGCTTCTGGGTCGACTGGCTGGTCCAGCATGGCCACAGCCAGGTGGTCCTCATCGGACACAGCAGCGGCAGCATCATGGAGATAGCCTATCTGCGTCAGCCCCGACCGGAGGTAAAGAAGGCCATCCTCATCAGTCTTACCTATTTCGGCCAGGACACCAGCCTGTTCCAGGGGGGCGGCAAGAGCCATGACCGGCTGCGCGCCGAACAGTTGCAAGCCGCTGGCGACACCGCTCTGCACCCCTTCCGGCTCGCCTACTGCAAGGAATACGTCAGCACGGCCGCGCAGGCGCTGAGCTACTATGCCTGGGACAAGGCCCGGGTGCTGCAGACCCTGGCCGGGCTGCAGGTACCGGTGGAGGTGGTGATCGGCAGTGCCGACAGCCGCATGAACGAGGCCTGGAAGAAGGCGCTGGCCGAACAGGGCGTCAGTCTGTCGATCATTGACGGGGCCGACCACTTCTTCGATGCCGAACACGAGTTCGACCTGCTGGACCGGATCGAGGTCCTGTTGCAAGGGCGTGCCCGCTAG
- the gltX gene encoding glutamate--tRNA ligase codes for MTVRTRFAPSPTGYLHIGGARTALFSWLYARKHGGSFILRIEDTDLERSTAESVNAILEGMTWLGLEYDEGPFYQTHRFDRYKVIIDQLLETGHAYKCYCSKERIEALREEQMARKEKPRYDGHCRAGVEPPSPDAPYVIRFRNPTEGEVVVDDLIRGRVVFQNSELDDLIIQRSDGSPTYNLTVVVDDSDMDITHVIRGDDHLNNTPRQINILRALGAEPPVYAHVPMILGPDGKRLSKRHGAVSVMQYREEGYLPEALLNYLVRLGWSHGDQEIFSIDEMVELFDLPDVNKAASTFNPDKLVWLNQQYIKNSPPEHVARHLSHHLGRLNIDPAPEPDLVEVVKAQQERARTLVEMAENSVFFYRDIEEFDEKAAKKNLKPATREPLALLRERLAALEEWAPGPIHQAVQETAEALDLKLGKVAQPLRVAVSGGPVSPPIDVTVWLVGRERTLARIDRALAWIDARSD; via the coding sequence ATGACCGTACGCACCCGTTTCGCCCCCAGCCCGACCGGTTACCTGCACATCGGTGGCGCCCGCACGGCGCTGTTCTCCTGGCTCTATGCCCGCAAGCATGGCGGCAGCTTCATCTTGCGCATCGAGGATACCGACCTGGAACGCTCCACCGCCGAATCGGTCAACGCCATCCTCGAAGGCATGACCTGGCTGGGGCTGGAGTACGACGAGGGTCCCTTCTACCAGACCCACCGCTTCGACCGCTACAAGGTCATCATCGACCAGTTGCTGGAAACCGGCCATGCCTACAAGTGCTATTGCAGCAAGGAGAGGATCGAGGCGCTGCGCGAGGAGCAGATGGCGCGCAAGGAGAAACCGCGCTATGACGGACACTGCCGGGCCGGTGTCGAACCGCCGTCGCCCGATGCGCCCTATGTGATCCGCTTCCGCAACCCCACCGAGGGCGAGGTGGTGGTCGACGACCTGATCCGCGGCCGGGTGGTATTCCAGAACAGCGAGCTGGACGACCTCATCATCCAGCGCAGCGACGGCTCGCCGACCTACAACCTGACCGTGGTGGTGGACGACTCCGACATGGACATCACCCATGTCATCCGCGGTGACGACCACCTCAACAATACCCCCCGGCAGATCAACATCCTGCGCGCCCTGGGCGCCGAACCACCGGTCTACGCCCATGTGCCGATGATTCTCGGCCCGGACGGCAAGCGGCTCTCCAAGCGCCATGGTGCGGTCAGCGTCATGCAGTACCGCGAGGAAGGTTACCTCCCGGAGGCGCTGCTCAACTACCTGGTGCGGCTCGGCTGGTCGCACGGCGACCAGGAGATCTTCAGCATCGACGAGATGGTCGAGCTGTTCGATCTGCCGGACGTCAACAAGGCCGCCTCGACCTTCAACCCGGACAAGCTGGTCTGGCTCAACCAGCAGTACATCAAGAACAGCCCGCCGGAGCATGTCGCCCGGCACCTCAGCCACCACCTCGGCCGCCTGAACATCGACCCCGCCCCGGAGCCGGATCTGGTGGAGGTGGTCAAGGCGCAGCAGGAGCGGGCCAGGACCCTGGTGGAGATGGCCGAGAACAGTGTCTTTTTCTACCGCGACATCGAGGAGTTCGACGAGAAAGCGGCGAAGAAGAACCTCAAGCCGGCGACCCGCGAGCCGCTGGCCCTGCTTCGCGAGCGTCTGGCGGCGCTGGAGGAGTGGGCCCCCGGGCCCATCCATCAGGCGGTGCAGGAGACGGCCGAGGCGCTGGATCTCAAGCTGGGCAAGGTGGCCCAGCCGCTGCGGGTCGCGGTCTCCGGCGGCCCGGTCTCGCCTCCCATCGACGTCACCGTCTGGCTGGTCGGGCGGGAACGGACCCTGGCCCGTATCGACCGTGCCCTGGCCTGGATCGACGCGCGCAGCGACTGA
- a CDS encoding host attachment protein codes for MTRTMVLVAEGSRAKLYLAEAKAAPLREIADFVNPEGRLHEGDLVSDDPGRDGGGGGFGPHVLDEEVPATEEVQIVFARQLAERLEEERLKDSFDELVLVAAPHFLGLLRNKLTPELAQRVVEEIDKDLVRMPADELRAEISVLL; via the coding sequence ATGACGAGAACCATGGTACTGGTCGCCGAAGGCAGCCGGGCGAAGCTCTATCTGGCCGAGGCCAAGGCGGCACCGCTGCGCGAGATCGCCGATTTCGTCAATCCCGAGGGGCGCCTGCACGAGGGCGACCTGGTGAGCGACGATCCCGGTCGCGACGGGGGTGGCGGCGGTTTCGGGCCGCATGTGCTCGACGAGGAGGTGCCGGCCACCGAGGAGGTGCAGATCGTTTTTGCCAGGCAACTCGCCGAACGGCTGGAGGAGGAGCGGCTCAAGGACAGCTTCGACGAGCTGGTGCTGGTTGCGGCACCGCATTTCCTCGGTCTGCTGCGTAACAAGCTGACCCCGGAGCTGGCCCAGCGCGTGGTCGAGGAGATCGACAAGGATCTGGTTCGGATGCCGGCCGACGAACTGCGGGCGGAGATCTCCGTTCTGCTCTGA
- a CDS encoding Hsp20/alpha crystallin family protein, whose amino-acid sequence MSKENTTPTVTEKQAGQLRPRTLPGPFAEMERMFELFNRGGLLPSRWEWPSWAEMPAVYSGPGPKVDIIDREDEILLRAELPGVDKKDIDISVNEDSVTLKGSTKLEHKEEKGDYVRSEIAQGSFSRTLTLPASVDPDKAKASFKDGILELTLPKQARSKRKTIKVE is encoded by the coding sequence ATGAGCAAAGAGAACACTACACCCACTGTCACCGAGAAACAGGCCGGACAGCTCCGGCCGCGGACCTTGCCGGGTCCCTTTGCCGAGATGGAACGCATGTTCGAACTCTTCAACCGAGGCGGTCTGCTGCCGTCACGCTGGGAGTGGCCGAGCTGGGCCGAGATGCCGGCCGTGTACAGCGGTCCCGGACCGAAGGTCGACATCATCGACCGGGAAGACGAGATCCTGCTGCGTGCCGAACTTCCGGGCGTTGACAAGAAGGATATCGACATCTCGGTCAACGAGGACAGCGTGACCCTCAAGGGCAGCACCAAACTGGAACACAAGGAAGAGAAGGGGGACTATGTCCGTTCGGAGATTGCCCAGGGCAGCTTCAGCCGCACCCTGACCCTGCCGGCGTCGGTCGACCCCGACAAGGCCAAGGCCAGCTTCAAGGACGGCATCCTGGAACTGACCTTGCCCAAGCAGGCCCGTTCGAAGCGCAAGACCATCAAGGTCGAGTGA
- the polX gene encoding DNA polymerase/3'-5' exonuclease PolX, protein MPVHNEDIARIFDQIADLLEIEGANPFRIRAYRNASRTLRELGQDVRLLREAGEDLTRLPGIGKDLAAKIAEIIETGRCRALEKLQKRLPPDLSELLRIPGLGPKRVHALYHDLDIHTLEQLERAARDGRIRELPGFGAKTEARILETLAAHADSSRRFKLAVAAQYAEPLLAYLRALPGVEQAEVAGSYRRAKETVGDLDILAIAEDGEAVTRAFTEYDEVENVLSQGPTRATVLLRSGLQVDLRVVPAESYGAALYYFTGSRAHNIAVRRLAQKRGLKFNEYGAWRGRRRVAGDTEPSMFRAIGLPFIPPELRENRGEIEAARAGLLPKLVELGDLRGDLHCHSRASDGHASIRQMAEAARDHGFEYLAITEHSKRLTVARGLDSRRLLQQIEAIDELNEKLGGITLLKGIEVDILEDGSLDMPDAVLARLDLVIGAVHSKFDLSRAKQTRRILRAMDNPYFTLLAHPSGRLIERRAPYDVDMNRVIHHARQRGCYLELNAHPERLDLLDTHCQMAREEGVLVSINSDAHSVQDFDNLRFGVGQARRGWLEKKDVLNTRSLAQLRRLLKKVRG, encoded by the coding sequence ATGCCTGTCCACAACGAAGACATCGCCCGCATCTTCGACCAGATCGCAGACCTGCTGGAGATCGAGGGCGCCAACCCGTTCCGCATCCGCGCCTACCGCAACGCCTCCCGCACCCTGCGCGAACTGGGTCAGGACGTGCGCCTGCTGCGCGAGGCCGGCGAGGACCTGACCCGGCTGCCGGGTATCGGCAAGGACCTGGCGGCCAAGATCGCTGAAATCATCGAGACCGGCCGCTGCCGGGCGCTGGAGAAGCTGCAGAAACGCCTGCCGCCCGATCTCTCCGAACTGCTGCGCATCCCCGGCCTTGGCCCCAAGCGGGTCCATGCCCTGTATCACGATCTGGACATCCACACCCTTGAACAACTGGAGCGCGCCGCCCGCGACGGCCGCATCCGCGAGCTGCCGGGCTTTGGCGCCAAGACCGAGGCACGCATCCTCGAGACCCTGGCCGCCCATGCCGACAGCAGCCGGCGCTTCAAGCTGGCGGTCGCCGCCCAGTATGCCGAACCGCTGCTCGCCTATCTGCGCGCCCTGCCCGGCGTGGAACAGGCCGAGGTGGCGGGCAGCTACCGACGCGCCAAGGAGACGGTCGGCGACCTCGACATCCTGGCCATCGCCGAGGACGGCGAGGCCGTGACCCGCGCCTTCACCGAGTACGACGAGGTGGAGAACGTGCTCTCCCAGGGACCTACCCGCGCCACCGTGCTGCTGCGCTCGGGCCTGCAGGTCGACCTGCGGGTGGTCCCCGCCGAGAGCTACGGCGCGGCGCTCTACTACTTCACCGGCAGCCGGGCACACAACATCGCAGTACGCCGCCTCGCCCAGAAGCGGGGGCTGAAGTTCAACGAATACGGGGCCTGGCGGGGACGACGTCGGGTCGCCGGCGACACCGAGCCGTCCATGTTCCGGGCCATCGGCCTGCCCTTCATCCCCCCCGAGCTGCGCGAGAACCGTGGCGAGATCGAGGCGGCACGCGCCGGGCTGCTGCCGAAGCTGGTCGAACTCGGCGATCTGCGCGGCGACCTGCACTGCCACAGCCGCGCCAGTGACGGCCATGCCTCGATCCGGCAGATGGCCGAAGCGGCCCGTGACCATGGGTTCGAATACCTGGCCATCACCGAACACTCCAAGCGCCTCACCGTGGCCCGCGGCCTGGACAGCCGGCGGCTGCTACAGCAGATCGAGGCCATCGACGAGCTGAACGAAAAGCTCGGGGGCATCACCCTGCTCAAGGGCATCGAGGTGGATATCCTGGAGGATGGCAGCCTGGACATGCCGGACGCGGTACTGGCCCGCCTCGACCTGGTGATCGGCGCGGTGCACAGCAAGTTCGACCTGTCCCGGGCAAAACAGACGCGACGCATCCTGCGCGCCATGGACAATCCCTACTTCACACTGCTCGCCCACCCCAGCGGCAGGCTGATCGAGCGCCGCGCGCCCTATGACGTCGACATGAACCGCGTCATCCACCACGCCCGCCAGCGCGGCTGCTACCTGGAACTCAACGCCCACCCGGAGCGGCTGGATCTGCTCGACACCCACTGCCAGATGGCCCGCGAGGAAGGGGTGCTGGTCAGTATCAATTCGGATGCGCACAGCGTGCAGGACTTCGACAACCTGCGCTTCGGCGTCGGCCAGGCGCGGCGCGGCTGGCTGGAGAAGAAGGACGTGCTCAACACCCGCAGCCTGGCGCAGCTGCGGCGGCTGCTGAAGAAGGTGCGCGGTTGA